The Ipomoea triloba cultivar NCNSP0323 chromosome 4, ASM357664v1 DNA segment CTTGGTTGGATTATGAATATATGACTGCAATTACACTAGCAAAACAGATCACTTCATGGAGGCTGGAAATCATCAGCATCATTTCGGCAAGAATGgaagacaatatatatatatatatatcatcagcCAACAAACCTATTTACTTTCATTAGAAAATCAAGAAATTTGTAATCTTTTCTTCTTTGCGTGCGAGTTGGTTGCAGCTTTAGTGCGGATTGGTTTTGAGGGATTTTATTTCTAGCTGACAATATTATTGTAATCTTCTTGCCTGCACCTTCACATCACCAAGAAGGTTAATAAGTCACTTTTGAgggattttatttcaaaaaaaaaaataaaaaaaatacaaaaaaagaGGGATTTAAAACATTAGGATTAGTTGCTAAGCCAATAATTACACTAATTCagactacttttttttttttgagcacgactgactctgttacaatgtagtagagtcaacagttgcctccaccaagtctcgaacccactcccatcatccatgtgaagtgttaatcgggacaccggatgtcactagaccacaaagtcttgaCAACTCAGACTACTATTtatctattattaaaaaaaaataaaaaattctagcCAATATTATAAGAAGAAATACTTTAAAGTAAGCTTTTGTCTTACATTGATTTGGAAAGttgtttgcaccactatttatataAGAGTCTTTCTAGaacttattgaattgtatagcatagaagTTTTCATTTGCGTAGCCGCAAATGAAATCCAAAACTAAACATAAACACACACATGGCTGGAGAGTGAAAAATCGGAGGTAACCCAACTAAATtgttttaagtttgacttttaatttttttttaatcaagagTACTACTATAAAAAAGTTATTAATCtccttaattaaaaataagatatttcaattgactttgctttttattttttatttttaattgagataAATTTAAACATATTGCATTAGGATATTTTCAATAAGTTTTGAACGCTTACACTCGACGCTGGTAGCGAGATTTGAGTTCATGTGGCTAACCATCTAAACTAGCTAGGCATGTGAGATATTACTTGGTGTAATGTATAATTAGTGAGGTACAATTCTTTAAAGAGTCTAAAACGCCACATACTCAATTAGGTGAAATACAGTGCAACaccattattaaattttagtgttCCATCATTATCTCTTACGTGGTGCTATAATAATCCAAGATAGggtaacccaatggggtagctcaagtggcaagtgagctctctttgtggtgAAGAATTCTGGGAGAACCCGAGTTCAATTCCTAAAAGTGATGATTCTCTCTGGGCCAACATGAGACCGTTAAACGGGTCGGGCCGGTTAAGAAAGAAGAACGGTCGGCGAGTGGTGGTGCAAAGTCTCGCTGTCTATCTAACAAAAATGCAAATAAGAATATAAAAACTAAACTCTAATTGAATTTAGGATTTATAAGCTTAATTTGGACTTTACAAATTTAGTAACATAAATACGGACCAAAACAGTCTCAAACTTTTATTTGCAAGAAAAAATACTCCAAGTGTTGATTTATAAGGTATAAACCGGtatccaccaaaaaaaaaataataataaggtatAAACCGGCCTccacttaattttatttttcaaattgtgCCTTGAATCAGATTGACCACATTCAACTCCatcttcatattttttattagCTTCACTTACTCCTTTAATAAGGCCACTCATAGCTTCATGAAATATCTGTGTCTTTGCTCTCGTCATTGGACCCTCCAAGATCAAAGAACTATTTTCTTTGTCATCCTCATAGTTTTCCTCAACATAGGGCCTccacttttttgttttgtgttaaaatattaGCATAAAAATGGTATTCACTTTaggtaatattttaaaagagatttattattgttttgggtTGAGTAAAAGTAGATTTGGATTCTCTTTATTGAGGAGATAAATTctgtatatattatacactgaaaaatgaataataagtgaatgaaaaaaatatttcttaaattatacaCATAAAGTCGAGAAAATGGAGCTTGACAgacttttaattagtttttgtcgcacattaaaaataaatgtagatTTGAACTAGTATCAGTACATTTCCACTTtgtatttgaaatatattattagaagcaaatgatgatatatatttttttgaaggtaaacgtagttattccattaattcataacataaaacgtttacatcaacgatcaatgaaatggtaaaccattccttacagtcagacatagaaacaacttttctaactatgctatagaaaacttgaatcgcagactgtttcataactagaaagctatgttccttcaaggagcttaaagcttcatcaaagatctgggtcttcgtcatcattcttttttgctcgcccaggataagatcaacacttgccgaaaccaaactaaacgatttatgctaatgataatgaaaagctcgtgaaagtaacaagaggaaaaaagcccgtgaaagtaacgagaggaaaacacaataatagagaaaataaaaagtggtaaagccaagtggggttgggagttcaagactaccaacacaaaccccaatacctacctactattattttattcaaagggaaagaaaacggacaaagaagatctgtggcggtggtcagaggtggacggagctgcgacggtggttgATGcgaaagaagagcgagagcaaacgtagaaggtgaccaaaaccgccggctcaaagccccattagagctccggccggagaccggcggtggaagccgaaattgagcagcagagaaaggctttttgttttagagagaaaagggaaatgatgatatatataattattgagaTCGGGTACAATTCTTTAAAGAGTTTACAATTCCACCTACTCAATTTTACCGTTCCATAACTTTCTCCAACTTATTTAAACACTTCACCTATGtgtgaatggagcaaatcatttggccagtcccctaccacttagtgtgctgacaGTTGGGATGAGGGTTAGTCTTCTGGCTGTCGGCTGGAAGGATACCTTTGGgcaaaaactcaaaaataaaaaagatatttaAACACTCCAGGgagattttgttttcaattactaaaaaaaaaaacaaatttatttcttGCAAAAAACACGTATAAAGATTAACTTGAATGGTACTCATTTACTAGAGTTCATTTCCTTTGCTCCTTTGGGTCCCTGGGTCATGCCATGATACTTCcaacacgttttttttttttcacttttttaacCTCTCATGACCCGTTGAACACACCTTAATTTGTATCAATATGACTTCAAAACATATCCAATTGAATTCCAATTTAGATTATCTTACCATCAATGCCTACAAATCACCTAAATGACAcaaaatagtcaaataagcaCATACTTAACTTTCAATTAACATAAAATCATATAAGTTTGATGTCAATTATGcacataaaaatatagtaaGAATTAACGTTGATCAATATAATTtccctttatttaattatacaatgcCCCATACATTGCCTggttatattaattatatataaaccaTTGAGCTATTATCAGCCGTTCCTAGTTAATAAATTGTCTATCATTTCCATCAAACAAAAGATAGTAGTGGCTGGTTGCCTATAACATGGCTAAATACTAGTTAAAATAAAgctaatcaaaaaaaaaaaaaaaaaaaaaaaaaaaaaaaaaaaaaaaaaaaaaaagaaaaaaataaaaaaaaaaaaaaaaaaaaaaaaaaaaaaaaaaaaaaaaaaaaaaaaaaaagctgataGGTTCAGTTAATGTAAATCAACATTCTAAACAGATAACAATTTCATGAACTGTTACTGGTTGCAGTAGAGCAACTGGTCCACCTATCAGTCACTGAAGTTGGAGAAGTTGGGAACCTATTGATCTTCTTCAACAAGACAATATCTTCTGATTCCAATGTGGGTTGGACTTTTACACTGCTAGAAACATTAGTATTCTTATTTGTCTGATCCTCTATTGCATCCTCTCTGAACTCATCACATCCTTGAATCCCCTTCAGTGTCTCCACTACATCATCCATTGTAGGCCTCATTTCTTTCTTGGCTTGCAAGCATTGAAATGCTAGCTCTGCCACTGAAGTGATCATCCTCGTTATTTCGGTGTTTGTCTCGAACCCTAGAGATGGATCGATCAGCTCATTAAATGCACGTCTTTGTATCTTGTTTATCGCTAGATTCGCCAGATTGATTTCGTCTCTGTGTCTACTTATATCCACAGCAGGCATTGATGATATGAGCTCAACCAGGACAACTCCAAAACTATAAACGTCGCTCTTATCAGTTAGCTGATAGCACTGGTGATACTCGGGATCAACATACCCTGGTGTCCCTTGCGGTGCAGTGGAGACATGTGTGACGTTGTAAGGGAGAAGCCTTGAAAGCCCGAAATCAGCAACTTTTACACAAAAGTTGTTGTCGAGAAGAATGTTAGCAGTCTTCACATCGCGGTGTATTATGTCAGAAGCGTGGAGATAAGCAAGTGCAATAGCGGTTTCTACTGCAATGTTCATTCGGATTGGCCACGCGAGGGTTACACGGTTTGCCCTTTCCCCATGGAGATGATCTGAAACTGTTCCATTAGGGATGTATTCATAAACAAGGAGGAGCTCACGGCTGCGCCTCGACGTGCAGCCATAGAGGGTTACAAGATTTTGATGCCTTAGATGGGTGAggatttttatttcattaatgaagtgCTCCATTCTCTTGCTGTTGTGCTCATACAACCGCTTCACTGCAACTTCTCTTCCATCTCGAAGTTTGCCTGGTTACAACATACAAGATTTCGCTAGATTTCAAAATGACACCACTAATACTTTGTTTCTATAGATGGCGTACCGTGATAAACAGCTCCAAATCCTCCATCTCCGAGTTCTTTTgaagaatcaaacttgttcgTTGCTCTTTCAAGTTCGGAGTAGGAGAAAACTGCAACCCCAAAGTACTTGCTGCCTCCCTCGAGGTCACGTtttgaggatgaagaagaaCCAAAACATCCCTTCTTGCGATTCCGAAAATACATGACCACCAAACTTGTTGCCAGGATCAATATTACCCCACCAAAAACTGAAAACAGAGAGTAATCAACGTTTGATGATGCTGAGATCATTGTTATCTATATATAGAATATCAAATGGATACTGAGATTCATGTTGCTTATAAAAGATGTTTACCTGTTACCAGAATGACCTTTGACTTGATACTTTTTCCTGCAACTGAAGTAATAAGGTAAAAGTTGACTAATGTCCAGAAATGAAAAACACACACAACTTTCACAAACTCAGTAGAAACAGACAATGAAAATGTAGAATGCTTTCAAGATAAGAAACGAAACAAGTTGTTTGATCTGTAAACCCAACTGGATTAACATTATATTACACCAAAAGTGGGTGCTGGATTTGGCCCTTCatgcctccgcccaacaatcagAGAGGCGTTCACCAACAATCCCCTAACCACCAGTCTTAATTGGCCTTACACCAAAAGCAGGTGCGAGAGTTGGCCTTTCAAACCTCTGCTCAATGATCCTCTAGCCACCAATCTTAATTGGTCCGTGCTTTGATACCACTTATTAGAATCAAATGTTTACTATTAGTCCATTACATCAAAGGCTATAGCTAGTATAGaatgtgcaactttattttctaaaaCAGCCATATTTTTAAGAGGCTttgtgttggacttggccctacAGGCCTCCGTCCATTTGGTGCTGGCCATGGCCATTCACCAACCTCCCCCTAACACGAGGGTTCAGTACATAAGAATATGATGTAAATACATGTCCTTATTATACCTCCAGAGCAAAGAGTAGTGTTATTGTGGTCAATTAGGCATCTCCCCCCTTTATAATGACAATCCTCACAAGTTTCAGAGACCTCCCATTCTACAGAAATCGGAGAATTTAATTTCCGAAATAGGTCACTTGCTCTGGAGTTCTTTCGAAATGGCAATTGAATAATTGAACACTCTGCAGGAAGGCTGCCGCCTGGGGCAGTATCATTGCGGCCCTCTCTATAGTACACCACGAAGTTCTTGCACTTATTATAGCTCGCAAATCCATTAAAGTAACGACCAATCTTCTGCAAGCTAACATTTGACTTCCGATCACATCTGTAGAAGTTATGCATACGAGGAACAAACGAAATCAAAGCAGAGGTGGGAAATGATGAGAACTTTCTGTAAAAAATGTTGCAATTTCGTTCCAGAAAGTAACTCTGTGGAAGGGGGTTGAAGAGACGCATACTTTCACCTCTAATATTCTTAATATCATATTGTTGTTCTCCAAACTTAACTCTGGGAAATGGCCTGGCACCACAATCTAAGGTGTGCAATCCGCAGTTGGGTTGTGACATGTTGGTGAAAGGAAAAGTGACGTTTATGAGGTTGCCACAGTTGAATTGTTTTGGGCAGAAAGATTGGGATTGGGATTGGGATACCCCTTCTCCATGAACTAGATGAAGAAAGATAACCCAGAATAGGTATGCGGGAATACTAAACCAGGCCATTTAGCAAAACCCATACAAACAATGGTTTAAGTTCATTGTTATTTGTACTACTGTCACTTCCTTCACTATTTCTATGTAAAAGCATATGTTCTCGGATAAGACTCGAAGTTGACTTGGAATTTTCTTATAAGAGTATGGAAAAGTTTGGTTTTGTAACCCCACCTAAGACAATGGACCACGGTTCACACGGTGGACCTTGATGTATACGTATGTGTCTtatattgtgagtttttgtatcatttgttataaaattttgtaccttaaataaattagtaattatgtcttattttggctctgtttggcagagtttatttaggcgtttataacttattttaagctactaataagctataagctctgtttggtaatgttcctaaaataaacTAGTAGGCTTATTTCTTAATGCTACcttctttcaaaataagttaatagcttcctaacttttttttttcatctttaatcttattattttaaaaaagtgacatcatttacccttcccaattaaagcttttttggctaaacctttttgactttttctcttaaatatgtttggttgtaatttcaatttgacatttgtgtttgaacattgatttttgtatgaactaatcttattaattataaacattttgttttactttatatgttttcaaatatatgttcttactttatattttattaaaatatattgatttcactattttatattttaatatataaacaaacctatttaaatttaaaactatttaaattgtatgaagatgtcctttttagtctttttacatttatcaacttatcaaaaaactaattttaccaaacacttttaagcataacagttagcttaatagctcttcagatttcagcttcgagcttatagcttttcagttttcagctacttctcagctaggtttgtcaaacatagcctttatgaattttgtaccttgtattgtaaaattatgtgtttataaacataaattatgtacctaaattagatttaaaaaataagtaaatatataacatgtgtatatgtcttgtgttatgaaattatttaccataattatgaatatgaattttgtacttcGTCTTTTAATCGAGATTCCATAATGCTATATAgacttggtccatgatataaattgcccacaTAAGATGGGTTTAGATATAAATTTCCCATGCAACTAATTTAACCATCAAAATAGAAATAGTACTTGGCTCCTCCTTCCAATTCAATTTGTTCAGACAGATTTTCCGGTGAATTCCATCATTTTTCAAGAAGTAGAGCCCGCGGAGGACGAAATCACCAGGAAGCTATGCCTTTCTCAAAACGTGAAAAGATAGCCGAAAAGGATGACCTTTGAATTGACTCAACTCAACCTCAAAGTAAGAGGTGCTGACATTAAGAGCCATCCCTTTCTGCACAAGTCCGTTTGAAATCCAgcataaaatttgaaaacaaagaAGATTACTTTTGGTCCAAAATATTCgtcttgtttggtaaaatagttagcctgtcagttaattttaatttatttgaccactattagttgtttgacttagttaaaaaatcaatataagtgtttagtaaaacaaattatattaaacaactatcagctaaaaagtaatttatcaaacatttttttttacaatcagctaatattattaagtaattatatcCTCAATCAACTAACAATCATTTTATCAAATTGGACCATTGTCATTCATGCCACGCCAACCACGGCTACAACACGCAGCATAGTCAAAATAAAACAGTAATCCCTTGCAAAACCGCCCTCCCCTGCTTGTCCTTTGGGAGAAGAATATCTATTATTGACTTCAGTGTATTAATGGTATAGTAATATTGTTGTGATGGCTGGCTGACCAAATTGGTTAGAGTCCATCTAGAAAAAGTCACTACCatacttcaattttaaattacatAGAGAAAAATAATACGAATGTCAAATAACCTGAAATAAGATTCacattttttaatcttttattcgGCTGGGATAAAGCTTTTTCTTTGCAAGGGCCTTGTGTGCCACGAcgaaaaaaggaaatgaaaggtCGCTTTGCGTtggtaaattttaatatatacaataatgATCATGATCGAAAAATTTCTAAGTGATTTAATAAATCTAAAAGAGTAAATAACAACATCAGTGCCTTTATAAAtagataattataatttatagaaatgattaaacaatttaaaatcaaataaacgtataaacaataacatttttatgataaaaataataaaataattattcattgaaatttatactaaaaaaaccCTTACAAAAATGGGTAGAGACAAAGAGTTAAGAAAATCAAAATACTTCTaaacaagattaaaaaaaatattcataataatttgaatatgacaacaagataaaaaaaaatattaatatgatatttataaatagttttttattttaacaggATCGATTTCAAGTTTTTCtagaataattttaatatgacaaaaagtaaattatcttttaattttttttatttgcataatTGAATCATAAAATATGTTTCATATAAATTCAATTAACGAAAAGGTCTTGATCCCTTGACCACTAAAATAACAaccctaactatatatatatatatatatatatatagaaatctgctCAAATGTAGTTACGACTTCTCGTACGATCAGTGTAGTTTACACCactattattaacaaaatacaccactagtgaTATGAAATGCACAgcaatgaaaatgcacaaaaacaccCCCATAACTCATTTGcctctaattgtgcattttgagcactgtgtggtgtatatatatttgcatacctagtggtgtgtgtTTTGGTggtgcgtacctaatggtgcatatttgtctttatttgtgttgtgcatttcttaacattgagtggtgtattttgttaacattagTAGTGTAAATTGCACAGGAAGGCGCGATCACACATGaactctattatatatatatatatatatataaatctgttcaaatgtggccgcgccttcccgtgcggcagtgcggtttacaccactcaatgttaagaaatgcaccataatgaaaatgcataaaaacacatcataactaccctgtttctaattgtgcacttcctaacactgtgtggtgtatttttttcatacgtagtggtgtgtttttggttatgtgtacctaatagtgcatatttgtgtgatgtatttcttaacattgagtgatgtaaatcgcaccgaccgcacgggaaggcacgaccgcacctgattatgaccctatatatatatatatatatatatatatatatatatatatatatgtatatatgtatatatgtatatatgtatatatgtatatatgtatatatgtatatatatgtatatatgtatatatgtatatatgtatatatatgtatatatgtatatatatgtatatatgtatatatatatatatatgtatatatgtatatatatatatatatgtatatatgtatatatatatatatatgtatatatgcttaGGATTCCATGATAACACATCTCAGGAGAAAACCAAAAATCAATCTCAGTCTTACATGCATAAAAATCGAACGgattaaatcatatttaaaaaaatgcgatGGCAATTTCGTAATTATAGTCAACTTCACTTTACAAATTTGAATACTTAAATACGTAATATGTAACAACTACATATGTAAAATTggataaacttttaaaaattaatgaaaaagttaaattttaaatctaaatcgtTGATGGGAAATATACCCCGAGTTACTCGATAAGTATATGtgaaagttgtaattttagtggtgatggaaattaagagtatcgttctcaaggaATGCCTTAAAGGGGATTTGAGTAATAAGGGGTTAAGCATGGGTTCAtgcagtgtttgaaagctaacctaaagaGATTGGATTGTTGCATGTTCAAGAAATCAATAACGCAAGCAAATAAGgtaattaaaagataataaatgaaatagagatttgaatcaaacatccttgaataaaatcccttgtgTCTAAAGATTAAGTTATGTAagtctagatgatgaacttgggaaatggtttaagtgccaatgtcactctcgtgatcaattggattatcaactaatcctaagtcccattctcatggcaacttggctagaagagacaatttaacaaacactttgtgtgcctatttccttcaaactcccttttctcaaaggtgagtaagaaatatgagaggaatggctatggtgtagccctattcttataggtggaacaccaattccaaatatCTCTTGCATAGATTGGTCATAACTATGAAGAGTCAAATCAATTCTACCCAATTCATAGCCAAGTTCAACATTAAGATAATACaaacctaatttatgcaatttaattcatatggggattcaaggaagttcaattcaaatcctaatTATGTTTAAGTATTCATATTTTGAAATGTAAAGCAATtagcaattgaaataataaacatataattcaaacaaactttaagaaatataaatacaaagATATGGAATAAAGAACTTAACTTTATGATTTAAATGCAAGGAATAATCTGGAAATTGAAGTTGAATGTTGGAATTCTTCTTCTAAATCTCTAAAATATGGTAGATTACAAGTGTAGGAAGTGTTTTCTAAAGTTTCctagagagaaaaactaaaagGGGTGTTTAGAAATTCAAAAGTATTTACAAAATAACCAACCAAaggtatttatagtgtaataTTTGCGCCATTTCGCACCTTTCAGGGCTAGAagtcacggtgggactcacaccgtgagtcccACCGTGAGTCTCAACGATCAGAAACTGGTCATtgagactcacgctgacactcacggtgtgagtgtcagcgtgagttcaATGAGCtgagactcacaccgtgagtctcagcgtgagtttCTGATCAGAAACCACACTGaggactcacggtgtgagtctcagcgtgagttctTCAAGTTGACATCCACGCCATTGTTTTGCTCCTTCGTTTCCCGGTGTGCCCTCGGGTGCTTTCCTTGTGCTTTAAATCTTCGTTTTCTCCACAGATTAACCTCTTTTCATGCTTGCTTGCCCATTACTCGATGTTTTCTTCTTGCAAacaaaatacaacaaattaagCATTATTCCACATTCCTTtacataatatttgaataaaaagcAAGCATAAACAAGCACAAATATGATGCCATTTAATGACATATCAATATGCTCGGTATGCACTCCTAGAGCCACGAGGAACAATTCCCGACTGGATCCGACCAAGATACGGGTCCTGACCTAgccaaatgaaattgtagtgaattcGTCTCTCAATATTGGCTCGGTCCCGACCCTGAGGCTCAGATCGGGAACTCC contains these protein-coding regions:
- the LOC116017209 gene encoding LEAF RUST 10 DISEASE-RESISTANCE LOCUS RECEPTOR-LIKE PROTEIN KINASE-like 1.1, giving the protein MSQPNCGLHTLDCGARPFPRVKFGEQQYDIKNIRGESMRLFNPLPQSYFLERNCNIFYRKFSSFPTSALISFVPRMHNFYRCDRKSNVSLQKIGRYFNGFASYNKCKNFVVYYREGRNDTAPGGSLPAECSIIQLPFRKNSRASDLFRKLNSPISVEWEVSETCEDCHYKGGRCLIDHNNTTLCSGVAGKSIKSKVILVTVFGGVILILATSLVVMYFRNRKKGCFGSSSSSKRDLEGGSKYFGVAVFSYSELERATNKFDSSKELGDGGFGAVYHGKLRDGREVAVKRLYEHNSKRMEHFINEIKILTHLRHQNLVTLYGCTSRRSRELLLVYEYIPNGTVSDHLHGERANRVTLAWPIRMNIAVETAIALAYLHASDIIHRDVKTANILLDNNFCVKVADFGLSRLLPYNVTHVSTAPQGTPGYVDPEYHQCYQLTDKSDVYSFGVVLVELISSMPAVDISRHRDEINLANLAINKIQRRAFNELIDPSLGFETNTEITRMITSVAELAFQCLQAKKEMRPTMDDVVETLKGIQGCDEFREDAIEDQTNKNTNVSSSVKVQPTLESEDIVLLKKINRFPTSPTSVTDRWTSCSTATSNSS